The following coding sequences lie in one Rutidosis leptorrhynchoides isolate AG116_Rl617_1_P2 chromosome 4, CSIRO_AGI_Rlap_v1, whole genome shotgun sequence genomic window:
- the LOC139904655 gene encoding uncharacterized protein yields MERFTEMSDEYDEAVKAANAQEKRAQRAKAKLKKATEEIARLNRKANTAEHEFAQLVKYLPKFADKVMDSKPVTEKFQAYAQAAKLATRCEWHDLLCKLGDLSQPLPSDMANEICATDDAREALEKAKKEVEKVSIPALEELSQRDGVSFADIKALEL; encoded by the coding sequence ATGGAGCGATTCACCGAAATGTCGGATGAATATGATGAGGCAGTGAAGGCTGCCAACGCTCAGGAGAAAAGAGCGCAAAGAGCTAAAGCAAAGCTTAAAAAGGCAACTGAAGAGATCGCCAGGCTTAATAGAAAGGCGAACACTGCAGAACATGAGTTCGCTCAGCTTGTCAAGTATTTACCCAAGTTCGCGGACAAAGTAATGGATTCAAAACCTGTTACTGAGAAATTTCAGGCGTATGCCCAAGCCGCAAAACTTGCAACACGCTGTGAATGGCATGATCTTTTATGCAAGCTTGGCGACCTTTCTCAACCCCTACCTTCTGACATGGCGAATGAAATATGCGCCACAGACGATGCTCGCGAAGCGCTTGAAAAGGCGAAGAAGGAGGTTGAGAAGGTGAGCATTCCTGCCTTGGAGGAGCTTAGCCAGCGTGACGGCGTTTCGTTCGCAGATATTAAAGCATTAGAGCTTTAA